The window GGGCTATGATTATACCTGCTAAAACAGATAGAAATATAACTATGGCAAGGGATGCCTCAAATTTCCAAAAGAGAAAAGATATGCTCACCACAGAGGCGTTCTGGATAGAAAACAAAACTACCAATAAAACGATCACTATAAACACTATAAAAGTTGCCATTAACCCCTCCTATGCTTTTTAGAACATCATTCCAAAAAAGGCTCGCCTTAATTTTATTCTTACAGCAAAAATAGACCTATACAAAATATAGCAAAGGATTAAAGAATATAAAAATATTTTTTCATTTTTCCAAAATCAAAAAGCTTAACTCCAGAGGTTCACGGGTTTGTCCCAGGGCAAGAGACCTTTTAAAATTCTCCTTTTATAAATCTTTTAATAGAAACAAAGGCAGACAAGAGAATACTCACGGCGCTTCCCCATTTAAAGAAGATTTTTTGGTAATACCACATATCAATGGATTGTGCCAGACTAAACCTATTAGAAATTATATCTAAAAAATAGTATGCAAAAAGCGGAAAGATTATAAAGCAGATTATTATTACAGAAGAAAGAGATAATAATATCCATTTTCCAAAAATAAAGAATGCATCAATCAATCTTTTTAGGTATACCAGATTTTCCACCTTTCCCTCAATGGCTTCTAATTCCATTTCAATATCTCTACATGCCAATTCTATTGCTTCTATGCTTGAAGATGTCCAAGGCTCTATAGATTCCATTATCTTTTTAACCTTTGAATTACAATCATCTGTCTGTATCCTTATAGACTCTGAGAACCTTTTATATTTATAATTATCTAAAAAATTTTTGATTTTTTCTAAACGTTTATAAAATTCCGATGCATATGCTATTATCTTTTTTTTCTTTTCATTAAAGATCTCTCTGCATTTTGCTATAACTGTTTCTGCAAGCTCTCCTGCATCTAAATAACCAAAATAACTATTCTGCCCTATGGCATTCTTTATTTTAAGCAACAATGCCTGGATCTCAGAGATTGTCTGTTTATCTCCCATATCTTTGATTTTATTGGATTCTTCTTCAGCAACAAAAGATAGCTCTTCTGCTTTTGTCTTTGCCTTTTTAAACAAGGATTCCAGTCTTTCTGCTATTATTTTCCTGTAAGGAAAGAATTCATAATCAATAAAAGCATAGATAAAATAACACCTAAAACCTTTAATGAGATCCTCAAGGTCTTTTAATGCCTTTGATTCCTTTCCATTATTCAATTCTATTTTAATATCCATATATAATGCATCTACACAAAAAGGATCTGTCGACAATATCTCTTTTACAATCTTTGATGCATCGTCGAGTCTACCGGTGATAAAATACAGACGGGCAATAAGGAGTCTAATAAATATCTTATGGGCAGTATGTTTTGCATAATAAAGGGCCTTTTTAAAATAATCCTCTGCTGATTCTATATCCTCTTTTTCTATTCTAAGATAACCGTATACACAGTATAATCTGAAATTATCATGGCTTTCTTCTTTTGCTTTTTCTAGTAAATTTTCCGCCTTATCCAGGTCTGATATCCTTATAGAATCCTGGGAAAGCCATATGAGCCCTCCCTCTGTATTGCTTTTGTGTTCCCTTATAAAGGACCAGTTAGTGCTGTCTGTGTTCCATATACATCTAAAGAAACGAAGCTGGTATATCCTTGTAACCTCATAGAGGCTCTCACGGGCTATATGGGATATAGGACTTAGCTCATTTTCCTCTGATTTATTATCTGGCCTTTGGTTCAAAATCATCCTTAAAAAAAGATTATTTATCTTGTCTATGGGATAATAGCCAAGTCTTTCTGCTGAACAGGTATAGTCAGGTAGATCCTTTGAAGGGCATTCCTTTTC of the Syntrophorhabdaceae bacterium genome contains:
- a CDS encoding LapA family protein, which codes for MATFIVFIVIVLLVVLFSIQNASVVSISFLFWKFEASLAIVIFLSVLAGIIIALFFSLWLKMKKSVKASIDTERQERDIKTL
- a CDS encoding adenylate/guanylate cyclase domain-containing protein: MDNYKLSISKFFPSSPQLSNKPKTEEPIAKIAVLFTDIVGSTEFFKTYGDTQGKEMLRRHYNIATSVFSRFNGNVIKFIGDSIMASFIDPTDAIKAAIILQQKILINNRKRGGVIPTHVRIGIHYGEVIVEKDDIYGDVVNVASKLTNIAKGDEIYISSAVYDQVKGMGTAFFEVLPLLDKKNIPEDLVVLKVVWDENIAIDPEEDAVIFINPITAKIETDYYQILDSLIVSEYKKISDKIKKTKILSDKSYLLYLDEPTYSMDLVKKIIDMFFENIEKKDSLRFPLLQIIIATSKNFPESEEIPPWLKDCLWDISPGYIYISEDIYFRLEISENEPLQKGSYGHDKRKFYIYAYPSQGEETLVGIFPYSYALLTGPFRPCFYCGSKKHREKECPSKDLPDYTCSAERLGYYPIDKINNLFLRMILNQRPDNKSEENELSPISHIARESLYEVTRIYQLRFFRCIWNTDSTNWSFIREHKSNTEGGLIWLSQDSIRISDLDKAENLLEKAKEESHDNFRLYCVYGYLRIEKEDIESAEDYFKKALYYAKHTAHKIFIRLLIARLYFITGRLDDASKIVKEILSTDPFCVDALYMDIKIELNNGKESKALKDLEDLIKGFRCYFIYAFIDYEFFPYRKIIAERLESLFKKAKTKAEELSFVAEEESNKIKDMGDKQTISEIQALLLKIKNAIGQNSYFGYLDAGELAETVIAKCREIFNEKKKKIIAYASEFYKRLEKIKNFLDNYKYKRFSESIRIQTDDCNSKVKKIMESIEPWTSSSIEAIELACRDIEMELEAIEGKVENLVYLKRLIDAFFIFGKWILLSLSSVIIICFIIFPLFAYYFLDIISNRFSLAQSIDMWYYQKIFFKWGSAVSILLSAFVSIKRFIKGEF